The stretch of DNA GTTTGTTAATAATGGATCACAAAAGCGCAttcgaatataaatttctcaagattatttaaatcgttttaAAAAGGATACTACTTACGGATATCGGTTTTTGAGTCGATTTATAACcttttataaaactttggCCTACCACTATGCACCAAAAACAAAACAGCAGTAAAAACAATGAAAGCATAGtgatttttatcgaatttttatcGAGTTGAAAGCTGCAGTAAACGGCTATTTTAAGAATCTTAAAGAATTAGACTTAAGTGTATTAAAGTTCAAGGAGATTAtgaatatatgttattaaaaaataaaaatagttttaaaaagcaaaataaaatatttctctatcatattgctttttaaaaataatcctagtattataattttaatcttgttaTATACTGATCGCAGCTTATACATATCtaagaatctttatttttttctgaaattgtattatacaaaacaatttgaatttttttatttgatatatcttGTTTGATTTGAAAGAAATCGTTTAAATGCGGTGATAGCTGATAATGTCGGGTCGCGAAGAAATAATAGAGCTTAATGGTTATAGTTTCATAATTACGTCTATGATACTTAGTTCATTAACAAAGGTCAGTATTATTATACTGGCGGTTACTCGGGCAATTTGCCTATATAACTGAATCATTTAATAGAGTTACAAACTTTCTTCATCCCCTACGTCGGAACTTAGACATAAATATCGAGGAAACTTTTGCTGGAACTAAAGGACGTAAACGGCTCCCACGGAAGTTGCAATCTAATAGTTTAATAATCTACTTATTACTtacagtaataaattaatatcggtATCCGCCAAGTTACGTATATCCCCCCGCGGCTTAGGAGCCATTAGATTCTTCGGGATTGGATCGAACCAGGTTTATTCTGTGCTTTGAAGCAATATTATCGTAAATCGCACTTGTCTGTTTCTGCACAAAATACCAATAATCATGCTATTTTACAAacatagttttataattattaaaaaaaattgaatatgaaacaaattttaatagtgTTATGCAcataatatatctaatataaattataagttaatataattataattttgcaaactttataacaatttttacaaatataaacgCATTATAagtgttttttatttcaaaatcttaaaatacatatttgtatgACAAGAGAAACTGCTCAAGAGCTAAGACTAGATGCTATATGTTGTaacacaaattttacaaataaaatcgcGGAAAACGATCCGTCTTTCTCAATGATTTTATCTAGAATAcgctcttttttctttcttttgttctTCTAGCGCAGACGCTAATTTATTCGTATTACACGCTGATTAGTTTGTTTACTAATTAGTGTGTTTACAGAAATTTGCTCTTACAATGTCAATATTTCTgctatttatacaattatttttgagaatacaaatacaaatgaTAGATGTTTTGATTGATTATTCAACCATCTTCAGTATGCATAAAaagagtttaaaaattataatattttaaatacaataaattaaatgtttgaaatataaagattgtgTTGATTTAGACGTTAACATGTCACTCAAAAGACTCCAGATATGTAAATTGAGCGCATCTTGTGATTCATGCTAGAGTGGTGTGCCTagatgttataaattatccgTACTGATTGACGATAAAGTCACATTTTTAAACTCTTTTTATGTATACTAAAAatgattgaataattaatcgaaACGTTTATCATTTCTATTTGTATTCTCAAAGACAACTGTataaatagaagaaatattgACATATAACATCTAGTTTTAACCCTTAAGCCATTTCTtttgtcattaaatttttaaattctaagagtttttataatttatatctgtatgattcttctaaaataataattgcgttacaataaattttcacatttttttatataaataatattttaaacatttttattaaatttacttgtttttaatttcagaaaaagattttgattaatttcgtGCAATTTAGTTATTCTGTAAATATACTGGACATATGTTTTTCTTCCGTAAATCTATTTGCTTTTAGTACGGGAAGTATTCATATAATTCACACTTGAGCAGCcaaagcaaatatttgatataagcTTCTCGGCCGGGCAAAGTTAATCTTGACGACCCCCTCGAGCAACGTTCTCCAGCATGCTCGTGGTCCCCCTGTGTGTAAATGTGGTTTGTGTCTTTCGAAAACAGTTGGGAAATGGTCGAATAAACTCTTGAATAAGCTACACTATCGTACTCTAGCGAGCTActgatgtatgtatatatttacatatattttttgctatcaatagtaatttaaaaaataccgatatatgaaattataagtaaaataaaattacataaaaaattataaatttatatttaataattaactttaattaaaaattaaacaacaacatttttaattataaaagtatttgttatatatgttacaatttattacaatttttagaaattaacaatttaaaaaataaatttgatgcagACAAGAAATAGACTACAAAGACTTCGTTGAATGGATTACCTCGTGTAGGTTTAATAAAcgtaaatagataaattgaaATGCAAGGAATGGGGAAAGAGGCTGAGAAGGTGAGAAAGGCGAGAAGAAAGGCGCACACGGCCGAATAACTCTTGGCAGAAAAAGGACCGACGGGAACCGGAGCCAGCAGTTTATGCAGCCATTACCACAGGTGAACGCCGCGAGCGATATGTTGCGTTACGTTGATTTAAAAGCGCTCTTAGATTCGGTGTGCCTACCTTCTTTCCTCCTTTCTCAGCTCTAAAGACGGCCTCTCCGTCTTCCCGCTTCACCTCCACCTTTCCACCCCTATGTAAGGCGTTGCATTCATTTCCTTCTTGCGACGGAAGAAATATTGCAGTCAATCTTtcacacatttaaaaaatgttttaattttattttaaaacaaaaacaatatttttacgtattatattaataatagcgACTCTGCTTAGGAAAAAAgcttaatttaaagaaataactagaataaatattatttttatcattctatAATCGGTAGAATGTcataaagaaataagaaacagATCATTTTGGTATTTTCACAATGTTATTACTGCTAGTCATGTCAGTAGTCGTGTAGTGGTTATGTAGTAGTATTATCAAAATGGaaattgtgaattttatattatattaaattaaaattttatcaagtttatatacatattaattagataatgaatataaattaaatttaaatttaatcgatattagattcaaataaatattaaattttgacatattAGGCATGATTGccaaaattatcttattattttttaaaagtgaaatGTATCTTATTGGTTCGATGAAGAGCATATCAATGTGCCTTTTAAAATTCATGCTTGGGAAAGTCAGCGTGATGGCAATTAGTCGCGTGTTTTTCGGGATTGTTATCTTTATGATCGCAAGAGTTACCGTTGGCAAAACTATTTTTCCCTCTTGTCTATCCTCAATTAATTCCTAATTGACTCCGGTCAAATCTTGAATCAAAAGATACCGATCTCGATCGAACGAATCCCTTGTTGGATTACGAGAAGACGCAGAAACGCAGGTGGAAGAAACATTGGAGGAAGGGAGATGGATGGAGATGAAGGTAGAGCAGCCCGTCTCCTTGCCAAGGAGATGAACTGACATCTTCGGGATATCGAGTTTCCCAGGCTTCATAGCTCTCGAGAATCGCACTCTAAACTCCACATCTTGTTTATCCACTTCACTCTTCTACCGTATCGCGACGTTGCTTTATAGaacaaagtataaattattaattttagctATAAAAACAGAATGTAATGTTTACATTCATAGATTTGCAGTACTTAACCATAGTACTTAACCATCTAGTACTTAACATTGATATGTTTGTCATTCTATagttcaaaaattaatgaaattgttatcagaaaaatataaaataaaatattattttttgtaaatttaaattaaaatttgaattactttcattatcattaattattttaattttgcattattatactTTGTATTGTcacaatgttttttattatttttttgttttttagttAACTCATATTTCTCgtgtaaacttttttattaagacCACCATTTTTGCGAGACTATCCGATATACTAGCAACACCCTCGTTTCGCTAAAATATCGCGCTTCTTTACGCTATTTTCAGACAGTGTAAACATGGTCGAAAGCGCCGGCCGGCTTTATGATGAGCCACCGACTCCGCCAGTTTTGAAAAATCGCCCGCCAAATGGCACTGCCTTTTGTTTAAAGCCTGGACCTTCGTCATGCTGGCACAATGGTCGCTGGATTTGCCATGAGCACTCTGCCGCTCTAAGCCTCTCCGGTTGTTTCTTTGCCGGTAAAACTGGCTGATATTGTTAAGCATTACGGCCATTTCGCTGGAGCTACCGTGAAAAACTTTGCCTGAGAAAAATCATACAATGGTGGAGCGAGTCAAACTTTGTCCaatctttcttcttttataattttttgtttgctaTCTTATAGATTTAAccattttttacaaagaattttgctggaaaatatttaaaacggGATATTTAACGgaattttttttgataaatttcaatttcaatttatattttatttgtcgaaTATTTGTGGAAAATTATCAACTGTTaatatttagcaatttttaacattgttttgACAATTATTCTACTTAATACAATGATAACACTCAATTTGAAATCTTGCTAcagtaaaattttgaaattagaaTAAAGGTTATAtgatctatatatttattactcgaaAGTATAATTcgcgaaaactctttaatatATCTTGTGTTAAATAACTGCGCAAttgtattacttttaaaagttttttgaaggaaaatttgatttaaaaaaagaacgtCTCAGAAGCAGACATTATGAAATACCTATAAAATAATGCTCTCTTCTTTGTAATTTAGTATGGTTCCTAGTTCTTACCTTTTAGCCGTAACTTACTTGCTTCgtttatattagaataatgCATTACCGTGTAAGCAATCTTATTAAAACGACGTAAATTATTATGTCAGTAAATACGCAAGCCAATTAAGTGCATTGTATAAAGTAGCAGCTGAGAACTATATAATATCTCTCCGATTCGTGACAGCAatcgtttttaaataaattaattatttactctacagggcaattttttaaatataacaattatcaaCTAATCCCgagtcaaaatttaaaacctgctataaacctcatacatggttatttgtgcctctaataatgttccttgacctacaagttctatcttgaaagtgttatgtctttttttggcctttctttaatcttgttgtcctagaaaacccttatttttattgatgttaaatatacaattcctactttcgttcttacaactcctacctcttttgaatctccaaatcttatcgaaatttctagcaataaaaatattaatatttaatctataattgagttcaatttctattatttcagattaatataataaatgttataatataaaataaataataacaaatgaatagtaaaaaaatattttaaaaaattaagtgcaactcagtattatatttagtattataaataactaaaaatttattcaaataaacaaaaaacaattaaaattcaaaattttatttaatattttattacatatttgacctataattcgaaattatttaatattctattaccacatttacttgtatttaatgcatatcttaatttcaataagcgcaatacattaattatgtaatttacttaactgcagatagatatgtaagagataagtgaatattatttatataatatttgcttatagtagtctatttacagttaagcaaattataataattaatatattgtttattgaaatcaagatccatacattaaatgcaagtagagtatatgagataatagattattaagtaattttaaatatttattttctagaaatacatatttatagaacctggagcctttttagaggttctcagtaggtactcttttgagcttccacatggaaaaaacggcaataagtaacaatttttagcaTCAAAGGAGGGCAATAGCCAATGTAATGGCTGCGTTCAGCAGAATAAAGCGCTCAATAAGCGATTAGTGATATATTGCAACAGTTGGTAGTGTTCTGCTGAACGCTATTTTACGGTACGGTAACACAATATAACCTCTTCTGTAGATAATAGTAGAGGTTAGTGAAAAGTGATATAAGTGATATAAGTGATATAAGTGATATTGTACTGTGAGAAGCCtaagacattttatatttatatgtatattaagaaaaagagagaaactaaatcattattaatgtaataatggatgcaatattatttattgcaatggAAGAAggaattaatatgaataatataattaattttattatggaTGATTTAGTGGAACCACAGCCAAATTATTTAGCGGTTAGAAGGcgtaatcaaaaaataaaaaatcaaaattattttgaatatataattccaaGATACACTGATGTACAATTTATAGAACATTTTCGTATGTCACGGATTACATTTGaggtaattataaaaaatatagaattaaatcgaatatataattatatttcctattaaatattcttttaatatatgattTCAGGCATTATTAAATGTAGTGGCACCATTATTAAATCCTGAGATAAATATGAATGTGAATCCAtctaaaaagttattatttacattatggATTCTAGCTAAGCAAGAAAGTTTTTTAGCTACAAGTGATAGATTTGGTTTGCCAAAATCTTCTGGACATCAGATTTTTAAGAGtgtaatagatattttatcagatttaatgccacaatatatatatatatatatatatatatatatatatatatatatatatatatattacatggCCAAATGCAAATGATTGTCAAATATCCAGTAATGtatgattttctttttataatagaagttatcataaaaatttgacacatctatttaaaaatactatgtatataaatatatctatatttatttcagatatttgaAACTCGCTCGCGTGGTTTTTACGGTGTTATAGGTGCGATAGATGGATGCCATATTCCATGCAAACAACCTGTGGACAATGCTAATGACTATTATAATCGGAAAGGTTTccattctattatattacaagGTAAGACTATCAAAACTTTAAGcatattataatagtaaagaaaatatataattaaataaatacttttaaaaataaaaatatataataaaataaaataaataaaaataaataaaaaaatataaaaacataaaatatgtaatacaataaaataaataaaaaagtataaagaataaaatatgtaatatgaaataaaatatgtaattaaatatgtaattaaatatgtaatatgtaattgattttaatatttttaggaGTTTGCAATCACAGAGGACAATTCATAGATTGCTTCATTGGCATGCCAGGACGTATGCATGATGCAAGAGTTTTTAGACTAAGTCCGTTATTTGAATCTTTAAATGCGATAAATTGTCTTATACCCAAAAAATTTCACTTAATAGGAGATACTGCATATCccttgttaataaatttaatgacacCATTTAAAGATAACGGTCATTTGACAGTTGTACAAACACGTTATAATCAAAAACTAAGTTCTATTCGATCAATTATTGAACGAGCTTTCGGATTATTAAAAGGGAAATTTAGAaggttaaaatatttagacatTTCTGATTTTGAActaggaaataaaataattgcagcgGCTTGCACATtgcataatttcataattaacgGAGATCATATAAATGTGGAATTTGAGGATTATTTGGAAGAATTAAATCTACATGTAAATGAAGAACAAAATGAAGAACAAGCAGAAGTTTTGGAAGCTGCACAAAAACGGTCATGTCTTGttgatgaaatataaattgaaaacgaGTTTTTGTTTCCGTAAACTTTAttgtttagaaattttattttatgtaaacaaCTTTACATAaactttattacatattacttatacttatattttattataaactataaaatatatattatacctGTATGTATTgctaaataatcaatattgttgaacaaaataaataataagtagcgttttcatttaaataaaaaaaaaacaataagtaTGTTttaagtaaaacaaaaaataataaatctttattataagtAAAAGAATTGTTTATCTTTTCTCCCTCTTCAATTCAATTAATGTTTCCAATAACTTATTTCTTTCTGATTGAATACGATTGTTTTCTTCTATTGCAGTTTTTAGTTTATCAATGGCTTCCACTCTTTTCTTTTCGCTATCtgtttgattttttcttaattcgtATAACTCTCttgattttctatttttttgtttcttgtttttttgtattaaaatattattagaagatTCTAAGTGTTGActataacaaaattacatttggtAAGTAAAAGCTCTCAAGTAACATAATATAACTAGATATTGTCATACAATTGGCTGTTGAATAGAATTGGCTAATAAgccaattaaattgaataataagccaattaaaattttaattatttaaaaatttaattaaaattttgaaacttttttgatTTGATATCCAATTGTGTGATATTATCTGTTTCCTTCTGGAAagcgttattataattataattaaggGAATCCTAAAGTG from Linepithema humile isolate Giens D197 chromosome 2, Lhum_UNIL_v1.0, whole genome shotgun sequence encodes:
- the LOC105669342 gene encoding putative nuclease HARBI1 isoform X1 → MDAILFIAMEEGINMNNIINFIMDDLVEPQPNYLAVRRRNQKIKNQNYFEYIIPRYTDVQFIEHFRMSRITFEALLNVVAPLLNPEINMNVNPSKKLLFTLWILAKQESFLATSDRFGLPKSSGHQIFKSVIDILSDLMPQYIYILHGQMQMIVKYPIFETRSRGFYGVIGAIDGCHIPCKQPVDNANDYYNRKGFHSIILQGVCNHRGQFIDCFIGMPGRMHDARVFRLSPLFESLNAINCLIPKKFHLIGDTAYPLLINLMTPFKDNGHLTVVQTRYNQKLSSIRSIIERAFGLLKGKFRRLKYLDISDFELGNKIIAAACTLHNFIINGDHINVEFEDYLEELNLHVNEEQNEEQAEVLEAAQKRSCLVDEI
- the LOC105669342 gene encoding uncharacterized protein isoform X2, which codes for MDAILFIAMEEGINMNNIINFIMDDLVEPQPNYLAVRRRNQKIKNQNYFEYIIPRYTDVQFIEHFRMSRITFEALLNVVAPLLNPEINMNVNPSKKLLFTLWILAKQESFLATSDRFGLPKSSGHQIFKSIFETRSRGFYGVIGAIDGCHIPCKQPVDNANDYYNRKGFHSIILQGVCNHRGQFIDCFIGMPGRMHDARVFRLSPLFESLNAINCLIPKKFHLIGDTAYPLLINLMTPFKDNGHLTVVQTRYNQKLSSIRSIIERAFGLLKGKFRRLKYLDISDFELGNKIIAAACTLHNFIINGDHINVEFEDYLEELNLHVNEEQNEEQAEVLEAAQKRSCLVDEI
- the LOC105669342 gene encoding putative nuclease HARBI1 isoform X3; amino-acid sequence: MSRITFEALLNVVAPLLNPEINMNVNPSKKLLFTLWILAKQESFLATSDRFGLPKSSGHQIFKSVIDILSDLMPQYIYILHGQMQMIVKYPIFETRSRGFYGVIGAIDGCHIPCKQPVDNANDYYNRKGFHSIILQGVCNHRGQFIDCFIGMPGRMHDARVFRLSPLFESLNAINCLIPKKFHLIGDTAYPLLINLMTPFKDNGHLTVVQTRYNQKLSSIRSIIERAFGLLKGKFRRLKYLDISDFELGNKIIAAACTLHNFIINGDHINVEFEDYLEELNLHVNEEQNEEQAEVLEAAQKRSCLVDEI